Proteins encoded in a region of the Tribolium castaneum strain GA2 chromosome 7, icTriCast1.1, whole genome shotgun sequence genome:
- the LOC655968 gene encoding U3 small nucleolar ribonucleoprotein protein IMP3 — translation MVRKLKFHEQKLLKKVDFISWEVDNNLHEVRVLKKYHIQKREDYTNYNKLARNIRELARKIKEVDAKDPFRTEKSAQLLEKLYLMGLIPTRWDLSLAEKVTASCFCRRRLAVVMVRNKMAENIKGATKLIEQGHVRVGPELVKDPALLVTRTLEDFVTWVDNSKIKQHVLEYNGMRDDFVL, via the exons atggtccggaaattaaaatttcacgaACAAAAACTCCTGAAAAAAGTTGACTTCATATCGTGGGAAGTCGACAATAATTTGCACGAAGTGCGAGTGCTCAAAAAGTACCACATTCAGAAACGCGAGGATTATACAAA ttACAACAAATTGGCCCGTAATATTAGAGAACTGGCCCGCAAAATTAAAGAAGTGGACGCTAAGGACCCCTTCCGGACTGAGAAAAGTGCCCAATTGTTGGAAAAACT gtatTTAATGGGGTTAATACCGACAAGGTGGGACTTAAGTCTGGCCGAGAAAGTGACAGCTTCGTGCTTTTGTCGGCGGCGACTGGCCGTTGTAATGGTTAGAA aTAAAATGGCTGAAAATATTAAGGGGgctactaaattaattgaacaGGGGCATGTCAGGGTTGGGCCCGAGTTGGTCAAAGACCCAGCATTACTTGTAACTAGGACTTTGGAAGATTTTGTAACGTGGGTCGATAATTCCAAGATTAAACAACATGTGCTTGAATATAACGGAatg AGAGATGATTTCGTGTTGTGA
- the LOC655891 gene encoding serine/threonine-protein kinase GL21140 — translation MSKNNISGSRSVSSTSCNSIQSDFEIIDNGIEELNLSKSRPSSTSRTQKAKRIRFYHNGNKFFNGVVIPVAPERYRSFDSLTTELTNILTKNVTLPSGVRNIYSMEGKKVCSLDDLEDGKEYVCSGKGEMFKRIEYTKTDTLRSKKLSNTKFNNSLTHTPRIIPPDCVRPRIVTIIRNGIKPRKIIRLLINKRNASSMEQALSALTEAAQLDSGAVRKVFTLSGQAVTNLSQFFSSEDVFFVYGNERFSQDDFELEFEESKAIQQYKKTPGLKNGAGPKPKMPKKELNRTYESSESLLRKLSEDNNIILPLSLRQKYTVGRMIGDGNFAVVRLCKSATSDEEFALKIIDKSKCKGKEDMIENEVKILRRVNHPNIMSLIAEQDTKTMLYLVCEYVKGGDLFDAITVAQKFSEEQAALMINHLVSALAYLHNLNIVHRDVKPENLLVEFDGENRIKLLKLGDFGLACEVTRPLFTVCGTPTYVAPEILAESGYGLKIDVWAAGVILYILLCGYPPFVSQDNDQEKLFDCILSGQYDFPDEYWKDVSGLAKELIQNMLQLAPELRFSAEDVLDHPWLSIGSDE, via the exons ATGTCGAAGAACAACATCAGCGGCTCCCGAAGCGTCTCCTCGACCAGTTGTAACAGCATACAGTCCGACTTTGAAATCATCGATAACGGCATTGAAGAGCTAAATTTGAGTAAAAGCAGGCCCTCGTCGACGTCGCGGACGCAGAAAGCGAAAAGAATCCGATTTTACCATAACGGGAATAAGTTTTTTAACGGAGTTGTCATACCAGTGGCCCCCGAACGGTACAGGTCTTTTGACAGTCTGACGACCGAACTGACGAACATTCTGACTAAGAATGTTACTCTCCCCAGCGGTGTGCGCAACATCTACTCAATGGAAGGCAAAAAA GTTTGTAGTTTGGACGATTTAGAGGACGGTAAGGAGTACGTCTGTAGTGGGAAAGGCGAGATGTTCAAACGAATCGAATACACGAAAACCGACACTTTGCGATCAAAAAAACTGTCCAATACGAAATTTAATAACTCACTTACACACACTCCAAGAATTATACCTCCAGATTGTGTTCGGCCTCGTATAGTCACCATTATTAGAAACGGGATTAAGCCCCGAAAG ATTATCCgattattaataaacaaacgCAACGCCTCAAGTATGGAACAAGCGCTGAGTGCTTTAACTGAAGCGGCTCAGCTTGACTCAGGCGCTGTTCGTAAAGTTTTTACACTGTCGGGTCAAGCAGTCACGAACTTGTCTCAGTTTTTCTCATCTGAGGACGTTTTCTTCGTCTATGGCAACGAAAGGTTTTCTCAGGACGATTTCGAATTGGAGTTCGAGGAAAGTAAAGCAATACAACAATATAAGAAAACCCCCGGTCTTAAAAACgg tgCTGGTCCTAAACCCAAAATGCCCAAAAAAGAACTGAACCGAACGTACGAATCGTCGGAAAGTTTGTTACGTAAATTAAGTGAAgacaataatattattttgccGCTTTCGTTAAGGCAGAAGTATACGGTTGGTAGAATGATTGGTGATGGGAATTTTGCGGTTGTGAGGTTGTGTAAAAGTGCAACGAGTGATGAGGAGTTTgccttaaaaattattgataagtCGAAATGTAAAGGAAAA GAGGATATGATTGAAAATGAAGTCAAAATCTTAAGAAGGGTTAACCACCCCAATATTATGTCGTTGATAGCAGAACAAGATACCAAAACGATGTTGTATCTAGTGTGCGAGTATGTCAAAG gtgGCGACCTCTTCGACGCTATCACCGTTGCTCAAAAATTCTCAGAGGAACAAGCCGCCCTTATGATAAACCACTTAGTATCGGCTCTTGCATATTTACACAATTTAAACATCGTCCATCGGGACGTCAAACCCGAAAATTTACTCGTTGAATTTGACGGcgaaaatcgaataaaactgttaaaattgGGCGACTTTGGTCTGGCTTGCGAGGTGACAAGACCACTTTTCACCGTTTGTGGCACTCCCACCTATGTGGCCCCCGAAATACTCGCAGAGTCGGGCTATGGCTTGAag ATCGATGTGTGGGCCGCCGGAGTGATCCTCTACATCCTCCTGTGCGGATATCCGCCGTTTGTCAGCCAGGACAACGACCAGGAGAAGCTCTTCGACTGCATTCTTTCGGGTCAGTATGACTTTCCGGATGAGTATTGGAAGGACGTGTCAGGGTTGGCTAAGGAGCTCATTCAGAATATGCTGCAACTAGCGCCAGAGTTGCGGTTTTCGGCCGAAGATGTCTTGGACCATCCCTGGTTGAGTATAGGGAGCGACGAATAA